Proteins encoded together in one Anguilla anguilla isolate fAngAng1 chromosome 9, fAngAng1.pri, whole genome shotgun sequence window:
- the LOC118235804 gene encoding insulin receptor substrate 1-B-like codes for MENQAAELQCYEDVCKSGYLRKQKSMHRRYFVLRAASERGPARLEYYETEKKFRSKAPVPKKALNLETCFNINKRADSKNKHMIVLYTRGESFAIAADSEEVQSEWYQAMLDLQFKSKTPDDSGSGGEVGTPFPGPAFKEVWQVKVWPKGLGQARNLVGIYRLCLTDKTVNFIKLNSDVPAVVLQLMNVRRCGHSENFFFVEVGRSAVTGPGEFWMQVEDSVVAQHMHETLLEAMKALSEEFRQRSKGSQSAAAIGGGTTASNPISVPSRRHHPNPPPSQIGFSRRPRTDTPGPTGGNSGNTSPTPRHGFSRSRTSSIGGRGVDEGRVAAGGAVGPVSSPSLNGSSCSTTPTPTPMPKTTRAPTPAKIPLSLVRYTPNPVPSPAPSLSSSSGHGSECGGFGFGGGLVGGMAVAPFSRAPQRVSVSGSPSDYGSSDEYGSSPDLPGGSASRGLGCHALGGRASNYITMGHQQHGGGRASGGNTRGYARRVLRRSSTRECEAERRLLSKRASLPPMALGRLHPHRRREEEEEAEEDEDYTVMCRSASRESFTSPRAEGRKGGGGGEGGVAGDNGYMSMLPGVKSPSVSISLSLSVAVSDSSPKLDDYMAMTPSSSVSPPQPMRSLSSEGYMLMSPSSSCSPDQQVAVWGGRGGAIGGKRDNGNDYMNMSPIGARSANSSPPPNSEGHPPQGLTKTPPSYFSLPRSYKHTLSARVEDSLGRGKRAGLNGSNSCRGGVAGVGVGGRGGMGFPGRQDSSPGSSKGRRLSASSSSYSSSSASSESLEDKLTPRAHGVRVGVGFRPGEACCSSTERTSQQRHGPGGKMQNQQGQKQQRRGHPASIFEDMSKASTLPRVRENSLSSIPQNPGEYVSIRFGGPTGGNSGGAGHRGLMGPILSLPRGTLGPSHRAESCLSSFQTLPRSLSAPLAPSGSAACSTEYINMDFGHPPSLSPSPSSSPSSSHLSLTPVTFPSFGSLSTPPAVALKTREESHHTPREAEPGDTPRRKPGGTTPVAAAPNSLAGDYTEMAFSLDSASSRCSSPTLRPSAMELGLDFPLGKAGASPDRTGPRVIRADPQGRRRHCSESFLTSSPLPLSSSSSSSMSLFPEHNTQGVAHQLRFEVGASTWGSGLPAAQALSVEQGLNYIDLDLASKEGRRSTLEGPAGIHHPPPPHLFSSLLGGGSSGTLGGGSVGGCSVGANLNTYASIDFLKSEELRTNQNSNKDGPECGT; via the exons GTAAGACGCCCGATGACAGCGGAAGTGGTGGAGAGGTCGGGACTCCCTTCCCAGGCCCTGCATTTAAAGAGGTGTGGCAGGTAAAAGTGTGGCCCAAGGGGCTGGGGCAAGCCAGAAACCTGGTGGGCATCTACAGGCTGTGCCTGACGGACAAGACGGTTAACTTTATCAAGCTGAACTCGGATGTGCCAGCCGTGGTGCTGCAGCTGATGAACGTGCGCCGCTGCGGCCACTCCGAGAACTTCTTCTTTGTGGAGGTGGGCCGCTCGGCTGTGACAGGGCCCGGAGAGTTCTGGATGCAGGTGGAGGACTCGGTGGTGGCGCAGCACATGCACGAGACTCTGCTGGAGGCCATGAAGGCTCTCAGCGAGGAGTTTCGGCAGCGTAGCAAGGGGTCTCAGTCAGCGGCAGCCATTGGCGGGGGTACCACTGCCTCCAACCCTATCAGCGTCCCATCTCGACGGCATCACCCGAATCCACCACCCAGCCAGATCGGCTTCTCCCGAAGGCCTCGCACTGACACCCCCGGGCCAACAGGGGGCAACAGCGGCAACACCTCCCCAACACCTCGCCATGGGTTCTCCAGGTCGCGCACCTCCAGCattgggggtaggggggtggatGAGGGCAGGGTCGCGGCAGGAGGAGCAGTAGGACCCGTTTCTAGCCCCAGCCTTAACGGGTCCTCCTGCtccaccaccccaaccccaacccccatgCCCAAGACGACCCgcgcccccacccctgccaaaATCCCACTCAGCTTGGTACGCTACACCCCCAACCCCGTCCCATCCCCTGCCCCCAGCCTGTCCTCTAGCTCGGGGCATGGATCAGAGTGTGGGGGGTTTGGTTTTGGGGGTGGATTAGTAGGGGGCATGGCCGTAGCCCCTTTCAGCCGCGCCCCTCAGAGGGTCTCTGTCTCTGGCTCTCCCAGCGACTATGGCTCCTCAGATGAGTATGGTTCCAGCCCAGATCTCCCTGGGGGCTCTGCCTCCAGAGGCCTGGGGTGCCATGCCTTAGGGGGCAGGGCCTCCAACTACATCACCATGGGCCACCAGCAGCATGGAGGGGGCAGAGCTTCGGGGGGAAACACACGCGGCTATGCCCGCAGGGTGCTCCGCCGCTCCTCTACTCGAGAGTGTGAAGCTGAACGCCGGCTACTCAGCAAGAGGGCTTCCCTTCCCCCTATGGCCCTGGGGCGGCTCCACCCTCACAGGAggagggaagaagaggaggaggctgaGGAGGATGAAGACTACACCGTCATGTGCCGGAGTGCCAGCAGGGAGTCCTTCACCTCCCCCAGGGCTGAAGGCAGGaaaggagggggcggaggagaaggaggagtggCTGGAGATAACGGCTATATGTCAATGTTGCCAGGGGTTAaatccccctctgtctccatctccctctctctctctgttgcggTCTCGGACTCCAGCCCCAAACTGGATGACTACATGGCCATGACTCCTAGCAGCAGCGTCTCGCCCCCCCAGCCAATGcgctctctcagctctgaggGGTATATGTTGATGTCACCCAGCAGCAGTTGCTCCCCagaccagcaggtggcagtatgGGGAGGCAGAGGTGGTGCTATAGGAGGAAAGAGGGATAATGGTAATGACTATATGAACATGTCACCCATCGGAGCCCGCTCCGCCAACAGCTCGCCACCACCTAACTCTGAAGGACACCCCCCGCAGGGTCTTACCAAAACTCCCCCCTCCTACTTTTCTTTACCCAGATCTTATAAGCACACCCTGTCTGCAAGGGTTGAGGACAGCCTGGGACGGGGCAAAAGGGCAGGGCTCAATGGCAGTAACAGCTGCAGGGGCGGTGTagctggggttggggtgggaggCAGGGGTGGAATGGGGTTCCCCGGCAGGCAAGACTCCTCCCCCGGGTCCTCGAAAGGACGGcgcctctctgcctcctcctcctcttactCCTCCAGCTCGGCCAGCAGCGAGAGCCTTGAGGACAAACTGACACCGAGGGCACACGGGGTAAGAGTGGGTGTGGGGTTCAGGCCTGGGGAAGCCTGCTGCTCTTCCACAGAGAGAACATCCCAGCAAAGGCACGGTCCAGGGGGGAAGATGCAGAACCAGCAGGGCCAGAAGCAGCAGAGGAGGGGTCACCCTGCAAGCATCTTCGAGGACATGTCCAAAGCCAGCACCCTCCCGAGGGTGCGGGAGAACTCCCTTTCCTCCATCCCCCAGAACCCTGGGGAGTATGTCAGCATTCGTTTTGGGGGACCTACTGGGGGGAATAGCGGAGGAGCTGGGCATAGGGGGCTCATGGGCCCCATACTGTCATTGCCACGTGGAACCCTGGGGCCCTCTCATCGAGCCGAATCCTGCCTGAGCAGCTTTCAGACCCTCCCCCGGAGCCTTTCTGCACCCCTGGCCCCCTCTGGCAGTGCCGCCTGCTCCACCGAATACATCAACATGGACTTCGGCCACCCTCCCTCgctctcgccctctccctcttcctcgcCATCATCCTCCCACCTCTCCCTGACCCCTGTCACCTTCCCCTCCTTTGGGTCCCTCTCCACCCCACCTGCTGTCGCCCTCAAGACCCGGGAGGAGTCCCACCACACCCCTCGGGAGGCGGAGCCGGGAGACACTCCACGGAGGAAGCCTGGAGGGACCACCCCTGTTGCCGCAGCACCCAATTCACTTGCCGGAGACTACACTGAGATGGCCTTCAGTTTGGACTCGGCCTCCTCTCGCTGTAGCAGTCCCACCCTGCGTCCCTCTGCCATGGAGCTAGGCCTGGACTTCCCGCTGGGGAAGGCAGGAGCCAGTCCTGACCGGACTGGCCCCAGGGTGATCAGGGCAGACCCCCAAGGACGGCGGCGCCACTGCTCCGAATCTTTCCTAACTTCCTCTCCTttacccctctcctcctcctcctcctcctccatgtcCCTCTTCCCTGAGCACAACACGCAGGGTGTGGCACACCAGCTCAGGTTTGAGGTGGGGGCATCCACCTGGGGGAGCGGACTGCCCGCTGCCCAGGCTTTGTCTGTGGAGCAAGGCCTGAATTACATCGACCTAGACCTTGCCAGCAAGGAGGGCCGCCGTTCTACTTTGGAAGGCCCTGCTGGCatccaccaccctcccccaccccatctcttCTCCTCTTTACTTGGAGGGGGGTCTAGTGGAACCCTGGGAGGGGGTTCTGTGGGAGGATGCAGCGTTGGGGCAAATCTGAACACCTATGCCAGCATCGATTTCCTCAAGTCCGAGGAGCTGCGGACAAATCAGAACAGTAACAAGGATGGACCAG AGTGTGGCACCTGA